GAAGAAACTTAATGTGATTCATAAATCAGGACTTTATGCAACAAAATATTGTCAGCTGTTAGCTGTATAAAGAATTTGCTTTTAAGGAAATTAGTACATGCCCCACACAGATTTAACTTTTATCACCAACGAAGAACAAAAAAACCTCAAATCCAGGTTCCAAGCATTAATCAAAGACACCAAACTATTTGACTGCCTTGTTGGCTATTTTTACACGAGCGGATTCCATGCCATTTATAAGTCCCTGGAAAATACCGAGAAAATTAGAATTCTGATTGGCATAAGCACAAGCAAACAAACATATGAACTACTTTCTGAAGCCAACAATGACAAGCAACAGGCACTGCAATTTTCCCATGCGGAAACAAAGCAGGAATATGAGGAGCTTGTTGAACAGGAGATGGAGAATTCGGAAGATAAACGGGAAGTCGAAGAAGGTGTTGTTAAATTTATCGAATGGATTAAAAACAATAAACTGGAAGTAAAAGCCTACCCATCCAAAAATATTCACGCCAAATTATATATTATGACTTTTGCCAAAGATGACCGCGATGTTGGAAGAGTCATTACCGGGTCAAGTAATTTTACTTACTCGGGTTTAGTGGAGAATCTTGAATTTAACGTCGAGTTGAAAAACCATTCGGACTATAAGTTTGCCAAGGATAAATTTGAAGATCTTTGGAAAAACGCCGTAGATGTCAGCGAAAAATACATTCAAACGATTCAGGAAAAGACCTGGCTCAACCCCGACATAACCCCTTATCAGCTTTATCTGAAATTTCTATACGAATATTTTAAAGATGAATTGAGTCAAACTGATGAAATGTTTTCCAAGTATTTTCCTCAGGAATTTAAGAAGCTAAAATATCAGGAAGAAGCGGTCTATGACGCCAAGAGAAAACTTGAGGAGTATGGCGGTGTCTTCATTTCCGATGTCGTGGGATTGGGGAAAACCTACATCTCGGCCATGCTTGCCGGTCAGATTGATGGCAGAACGCT
The nucleotide sequence above comes from candidate division KSB1 bacterium. Encoded proteins:
- a CDS encoding 1-acyl-sn-glycerol-3-phosphate acyltransferase, which translates into the protein MPHTDLTFITNEEQKNLKSRFQALIKDTKLFDCLVGYFYTSGFHAIYKSLENTEKIRILIGISTSKQTYELLSEANNDKQQALQFSHAETKQEYEELVEQEMENSEDKREVEEGVVKFIEWIKNNKLEVKAYPSKNIHAKLYIMTFAKDDRDVGRVITGSSNFTYSGLVENLEFNVELKNHSDYKFAKDKFEDLWKNAVDVSEKYIQTIQEKTWLNPDITPYQLYLKFLYEYFKDELSQTDEMFSKYFPQEFKKLKYQEEAVYDAKRKLEEYGGVFISDVVGLGKTYISAMLAGQIDGRTLVIAPPILLDKTNPGSWLNVFSDFRVQADFESIGKLDQILRRGTEKYKNIIIDEPFIIACNHASYLDDFAVPRAFYPPIDRKFHFYVNSLYFKNILFRIFLNLYESIPVDTKKGKNHKQVNRKAIDMAMKYLKKGDIIFIFPEGARSLDGKLQKGKVGIAKLALEARVPVQPVGIIGSNKILPKGKFLPRPKRCKINIGEALYFKEYYNKTITKKLLREVTNKIMREIAKLIGQKYNY